ttttctttttttttctcgttgtctgtttgtttcatttttcctcttttttttttcttttctctttcgaGCAACAAGAAATgatagaaacaaaaataaataaaagaaagaaatcaccCTCCCACACCTAAAACCTACAGTGTTCTCAATGTAGTAAAGACAAATAAAGTGCGAGAATAAAGGGGCGAAACTTCCCTGACTACCGAAAGGGTGCAGCGAGACACTAAGGGGGATGAGGATGAGAAGGCTGGAATCCAATATGAGCAAAGAAAACTGTAGGATAAGGCGCGCGATGGGAGAATGGAGCGGCGTGCGGTGGCAGCGATGTGCGGTGCGATGGAAGAGAAAGAGAAGGGCGGCGACGCGGCGGTGGTGCGGGCTAGAGAGCGGCGGCGGACGAacaggaaaaagggaaaagtagAAATTGAGACTAAGACAGAACAACAGAAAGTGAAAAATAGaaactaagataaaaaaaaattgaaaagaccAAACAAAACAAGAAGAGAGGAAGGTAGAAAAGTAGGGTTAGAGATGGTCCTGGTTGCGTTTGACTTTCGTTGTCGCAAAGATTGGAAGGCGTGGGCATGCCTTGGAAGGTGAGGTTTTCTTATCACCAAGTTTTACAAATGTCCATGCCCTGTGAACACAAGGCGCGAGCACGCCTTGTAACATGAAGTTTTCTGCCCACGAATTTGTGCCCTCAACCCAGAATAAAACTGCACAGAAACACCCATGACCTACAATAAAGATTGTTTGTCAATAGGAACCTAAACCCACTGATCTTGAACACacaaatatgaaataaaatACAATTGAAATCCTTGGATTGCCTTCCAAGTAACgtctttttttaatgtttttggcTAGACACATTACACCACTCTTCAGTCTGGAtgtaatttaatttttcttgtaATCGGTGGCCCTCTTTCGGGATTCAAATAGCCATTGAGTGTAacatttttccttaattttttaCCCATTTTCACCTCATGAATTGCTTTCATTTCATAATACTTGTTCGCAGCAATTTTGAATTTACCCCTACAAGCAAATTCAGAAAATTCTTGCACAGAGGGATTAGTGACATAAATAGCAAATACAGAATGAGAGTTAACAGGATGTTTCattgtataaaaaatattaaagtggactatttctccatcaaattccattgtGAGAGTACCCTTACTAACATCAATCTTAGTTTAGGCAGTACTCAAGAATGGCCTTCCTAATATAATGGGTGATGAATTTGGGGCACTTCTATCATCCAtgtaaagcatataaaaatcagttgaaaaaattaatccatctacTTGCACTAAAACATTCTCTACTATCCCATCTGAATAAGCAAATGTACGATCagccaattgaattattatcccTGTTTCTTTTAAGGGTCCTAAATTTAGAGAATCATAGATTGATTTAGGTATCACATTAATAGAAGCCCCTAAATCTAGCATGGCATTTTTGATATTAGAATGGCCAATCTTACAGGggatagtaaacatacctgaATCCCCGCATTTGGGTGGGAGTTTCATTTGAAGTACAGCtgatacattctctcctaccatCACTCTCTCATCACCCCTTAGCTTCCTTTTGTTAACGCACAAGTCCTTCAGGAACTTTGCATATTTGGGCACCTGTTTGATCGCGTCAAATAGGAGGATGTTTACTTGCACTTTGCGGAGCACGTCCAGAATTTATTTTTCATTCTCCGCCTTCTTTGTCTTTTCCAACCTGCAAGGAAAAGGCGGTAAGTTAGATTTAATAGGAATTGAAGGAGTGAGCGTTACCTTAGGGCCTTCGCGAATGCGCCATTCTTCTTCAATCTCATTTTCTGTCTCCTCCTCAATTTTGCTTTTCGAATTCGTCAACTTAGATTCCTCCACTTCCTTGCCACTTCTCAGTGTCATAGCACTTATATTTTTAGGATTTGTTTCGGGTTGCGATGGCAATTTctcaaaaatatgagactccaaACGATTAATGGCAGTTGCCATTTGGCTCATTCGAATCTCCATATCTTTCATGCCTGATCTATTTTCCTGCTGGAATTGAGCAGTACTTGTGACCAAGGATCTAGTTTCTTACTGGAGTTGAGTAGTAATCGTGGCCAGACTCTTGACAATATCCTCCAAAGAGCCTCCTAAATTGGCGTACGAATGTTGAGGCTTTAGTTGCCATGGTTGCTGAAATCCTGGTGGATAATTTGAGAATGAATTCTGTGGTATGTTCCCATAGCTGAAGTTGGGGTGGTCTCTCCAACCCGGATTGTACGTGTTCGAGTATGGATTGTACTGCCTACTgggcgtgggcacgcctccaGCCATGTTTACTTGTTCAGTCTCATCCTCTTGCAAAATAGGGCATGAGTCAGTGGGGTGGCCCACGTTTGTGCAAATTTCATAGACCTTTGATTGATGCACGTTCCCCACAACTAATTGCCAAACAAAAGATGTTAGCTCCGATAGCTGCTGCTGAATGAATGTCGTCTCCACCTCATTAACCCTACGGGTAGGGCTACTCTCACGAAAGCCAaattgttgagaattctctgtCATTGCTTCAATAAGCAGCCACGCTTCTCTCGGTGTCTTATTTGCCAGTGCTCCCCCACTCGCAGTATCAATGATACTTCTGTCAGATGACCGAAGTCCCTCATAGAAGTATTGGATCAATAGTTGCTCACTAATTTGATGCTGTGGGCATCTAGTGCACAACTTATTGAACCTTTCCTAATAGTCATATAGGGATTCCCCAGGATACTACTTAATGCTGCATATCTCTTTTCTCAGACTTGCACCCCGGGATGCAGggaagaatttttttaaaaatttcttttttagttgGGCCCATGTTGTGATACTACCTGCAGGTAGGTAGTATAACCAATCCTTCGCTGCATCCTTTAGGGAGAAAGGGAATGCTCTAAATTTAATCTGCTCCTCAGTAATTCCTGAAAGTTTTATACTGGAGCATACCACATCGAACTCTTGGATGTGTTTATGGGGTTCTTCACCCGAGAGGCCGTGGAACGTGGGTAAAAGGTGAATTAATCCCGACTTCAGTTCGAAGGAGGTATTCTCAGCTAGAGTTGGAAATGTGATGCACAATAGCTGCTGGGACAATttaggagcagccaactcccttagtgttcTTGCATTCGCCATAGGGATTTCCTCTTGACTTGGGTCACTTGAATTATCACCACTTGAATCTGTTGAGTCAATCTCTGGATCCAGTTCCTGAGATGCAATGCTAGATTGCTTCTCTCTTAGTTGTCTAGTCTCTTTTCTAGTTTGGCGCACAGTCATCTCTACTTCCGGGTCGAAAATCAATTCGCATGTACGAGAAGAACGAGTtataaactagaaaaatgcCAGACAAATCCAAAGAGAacaacttaaaaagaaacaaaattaaccaaaacaccgttccccggcaacggcgccaaaaattgacaggtgccgaacctgtgcaataataattactaaaaagtcctaattaccaccacaattaattatagaataaatccaagtactggagcagggaccctaggtgtgcaatggattatttgattcaccctgttcccgaaaagtttgcttgatccgatatactaCAATTGTCTATAAAAGTATTAGATTTGcatacaatggcaagtaggatcgattccacagggaacggagaggaagttgtttctttccaaattaATAGAACAAAATTGGGGGATATTTAACGgagtgaaaatgaaattaaaataaacaaaatttaaaatctaactCACCAAgtacaatttactaaaaatagcaattaataaaattctacccaaaggatcaacttttcaagcacggtccaattaaatgatcatcgatgcaaagatatttcattcattcgtcactaggttggttatagctatcaacaagctctgacagccagttcttccttactttttcgacagtcaaaATACGATcattgactgcttctctaaccagagaacaaccctaggtacgaccgtaggaatttaattatccaGTTGCATTAAACCTATAAAAACCCAACCCTAATCcataaacacgctacgagggtttatttaaattagatcttacgtttccccaacataaagccaattatggtggttgtcaactaaacgaacaattacggattcaatttagtTAACGTGACAGTAggcaattaaattaaattaaatatccgACCGTTGGTACTCAACTGATAAAATAGCCATAAACAATTAATccaggaaacgcacgaatagtAACAAATTGGAGGAAATAGTGAAagttcgattagatctcacagatattatggaccaCACTTTCGCGTCGACCTTTGGGTAGAGAAGAAACCTAGTCGCTCCTCATCATATCAATCTCGCATGATTTAGTTGATATCATCTAATTAATTACCAAAAGGTTGCGAAAAGGAGAAATAACGAGGAGGCAGGCGAAAAGGCGTTGTCTCTTTATGGGTTTCGTCTCCGTACTGGAGTCgaaattacaaaacaaaagctAACGAAAAATTGTCCAAAGCATGAGTCAAAATCAAGGAGTCAAAATCGTACAAAGCCAAAAGCTAGAGAGAGGTCTCCAATGTCTGACAGATGGGAAAAGGAAAACTCAAACTAATTTATTCCACGTGAATCTGGTTTTTTAGCCAATTCACTCACAATAGCCgccgaaaagaaaggaagaaacgtCCCAGAGCAGAGGAAAAGCTAATCTCCTTATATGACGTGAATCTGGTTTCGTTTCTATTAGCCGCCGAAAAGCAAGGAAGAGGACTCCGCACTTTACTTCCTCTTTGAAAAGAGTTTTGATCCTCTGCACCTCCACGGCCCACGAGCCTCCTTTTGATTTCCTAATTTTTCACTTGTTTTGCCAATCTCGCGGGATCCGTCTTTTAGGTGTATCTCCTCAATCTCTGGCATGGGCACGTCTTGAAATAAAGGGTCTTCTGAAAATTTGTTTCAAGAGATCACTTTTAACACCAACCACCTAcaatttatacaaatatgaaatatgAGCGAAATCTCAATACTTAGCACAGTaagtagccaaaattaggacaaaataacaGTACAAAATGTGTCCAATAATTGCTCTATCAGATTTTCATTGGTTTTAACGGCTGAACTTGACAGAAGGTTCAACATTTTGCACTTTCGATAGATCGAGGGCCATAAGTTGACTCTTAATTGTTGGAGAGTCAAAAGTTCACCTGGCTAATAGTTAGAGGGGCATTGGGACTTTTTTCCCTATTTCGATCCAAAATGGGCGGAAAGCAAAGGAAAACTAATGAATGCCTCCAAAACTTTCCCAATTTGTCCATTTTATCCTCACAAAactattgaataaaattttatttacttgtGTATCAAAATCATTCTACTTCCTTCTAAAACTTTAAAACAATACCAAATCTCCTCTTCcttcctcttcttttcttttgtaacttaacatttctcttttttctttttctatcttaAACTCACAAACTAGCCATAAGGGGCCGTTTGTGACATTTATATTTCTTAGTTTCTGCTTTttcttcaaaaagaaaaaaaaacacctcttcatatatatttatacttTTTTTTGTTGCCAAAAACAAAACATAAATATGCTTGTTTCATCATATAATTTCACAAACAAATCGAAATAAACTGTTTGACGGAGAGGATCTCTGTTTCTTGTTTCAATCTTTCGCTTTTCAGAGCAACGACATCTTTGAAAATACATTACCGTCAATTAAAGTGACATGAAAATTGCCCAACTCCTTTGGGCAATTGGTCAAATCCAGAACggatatgtttttttttttttttttgacagaaGTAGAAGAAAAGGGAACTGACAAAAAAAAGGACCTTTTCTAAGTTTTAACCTGTGCTTCAAATCGGAATTGGGCTATCTATAATATTTGATTTGCTATCCATCCAAATTTAAGCCCTTAATATCTCGGTCCAAAATTTTCTGTTAATAATAGTGACATGAGCCTTGGAATTCCAATGGTGGAAGTTTCACTTTGCTTGGCTTCAACACGCAAGAAGTGAACCGCTTTGGTTTTTATGTCAAGTCTTCAACAACTGTAAGAAAACACACGCACACCCGGATCTAAGGTAACTCCACCAGTTTATCCAAAAGGCAATTGCTGACTTCTGAATAAACTCACGGACCTTAAATCCAAACACACGCACACCTCTCAAGTCGATGTGGGACAAGAATTTTATGGGTTTATGCCAAAGTCTCTGTCCGCGATCAATACTACCGATGGAAATGGCGAACGGTACGCTACTGAATAATGAAACTGGCATCTAATGTTTGGCTTCTTTTCCGCATGGATAAAAACAAGGATACGTCAATTCTCTCTATCGATTTGCTGACCAAGCCCCAGGGTCATGCTATTAATGAAGAAGACAGTTTAATCCCTTGATTATGTTGGGGCTTTCTTAAGTATCTTCTTTATATATAGGAAAGTCTATTGACTTGGATACAAAAGATTATAAATACACACGCAAATTTTCTTAGATACCTTTATATTTCAAGACTATTTactttaataattttttgaaggGAAGGGATGTGAATCCATAATCTCTAAATTGTGAAGTTTCAACTTTAGTCATAAGACCGTCGTTTCCCTCAAATTTGAGCATTTTGTCTATCATGCAATGCAAAATTGCTTGTTTGGGTTAGAAATTAATAGATTTTCATTGATTATTCCCTATTTGATGGCAACTTAAAACTTAAATGACCACTACCGCACTTTTCTCAAAATCTTTAATATGATCCATGTTCCAAATATCTGAAAACAAGCATGACAAAAAAGTACGATAGCCTTTTGCTTTGATGAAACCAAATGCTACTGATAGGCTGTCCAGAAGCATTTTCCTTTCCATAACCCGGTACCGTACAGAGTTGATTCTCCTTATACTCTAGCCTTGGATTAGTTATGGATTCATTTATTTGGTAGAAAGTAGAAACACTTGAAATTCCATCACCGACAATCTAATGGTTGTATTTTCTTTCGTTTTTCTTGAAAGACCAAATACCATTATTGTGTTTTGTTTCCACATGGATAAAAGAAAGGCAAAGGTAGCCCTGACCATTAGCAACAATTAGCACACTTCAGCTTTATTGAAAGGAGACATTTAACATCAATTGAAATCATTTTCCGACCTATGATGACGACAAGACAAGACACCTAAAATATAGACGGACCCATACATATATATCCTATCGAACCTTACCTTTCAAGGACTTTGAACTTTGACGCCAGATTTGAACCACAAGTTTCTTCTACAAGTGACACACTATTTCAATATTTAGATCGTTTCCTTGAATTGATACATTATCAGTAAATATGTGAACGAGAATGTGCATCTGGAACGTTTTGCAAAAATGTCGGCTGAAACTTCTTAGCAGTATTACGATGAATGTGCATCTATAGGTTTTCTGATATGTATCCGTTTGGATTAACtgttttttgggatatttttgaaaaactttactgtagcagagtttttagagtatattttaaaatatttttagaaaatattttgaaatattttttattgtgagatatttggtaaaattttaaaaaaatttaaactaatttttagattatcttttagagtactttgttgtaacttttattgtatttgaaaaactaatttgTGAAAAACACTTCAAAAACAGGAGAGCAAACAAAGATttgatgtattttttttattactacagatttattgaataaaatttattttttatcaaaaaaaaatcctcaTAAAAAACCAATATAAAACTTCAATCCAACTTgaacttttaaaataaaaaaacctgGCAGTCTACCAAGAAGATGACGAAAGAATACAGAATTAAGCTTAACCTGGCTAATTCGTGTATCCAACTCAGCTTAGCAGCAGTATTAGTTGTCCTTGCAAGTCTAACATTCCCATCGGATTGTTTCCATCATGATGGCCATCATCCGGAAATCACCGCTGCCCTCTTCGTTTTTGGTGACTCACTTATTGATCCTGGAAACAACAACTACATCAACACAAGTACTCCTTTCCAGGCCAACTTTCCGCCATACGGAGAATCTTTCTTCAAATATCCGTCAGGGAGGTTTTGCGATGGCCGTGTAATCCCTGACTTTATTGGTAAGTATGTAGGAGGTAGCCAGATTCTATTACGAAAAATCAACAAATGTGCACTGATTTATGTCCTTTCCATATATTCAATAACAAGCTTGCTTTGTTGTAATGACCATTTGCAGCTGAATACGCAAAGCTCCCTTTCATTCAACCTTATCTCCAAATTGGCTACCAATATCAGTTGGCTTATGGTTCAAACTTCGCATCTGCTGGCGCTGGTGCTCTAGTTGAAACCTTTCCCGGATTTGTATGTAATTCACTTATGTAGTGTAATTCAATGATGTAATAGTGCCGTTTCCCAACATATATGGGTTATTGATCTGGAGTCATTTCTCAGGTTATCAACCTTAAACAGCAGTTGTGGTATTTTAACGAGGCTGAAAAATAGTTGAGGTCGAATCTTGGTAAAACAGGAGCAGAGCGAATCTTGTCCAATTCTGTATACTTTTTTAGCATAGGGGGTAATGATTACACGACCGATTCCAGAACTTCCGGCATATATAAGTCATTTACCCCAGAGGATTATGTAGCAATGGTGGTTGGCAACATTACAGCTGCTGTCGAggtaaatttttaatttttactgCTAGACAACAGTCAATTAGCCATTGTAGAGCAAGGCGAAGTGATTATTAGCATGCATAACAGGAAATATACAAGAAAGGTGGGAGAAAATTTGGAGTTCTAAATCTGCCGCCTCTAGGCTGTATACCAGTCTATAGAGCTGCCGATGTGGCTGCTGGAGGGACTGGAGAGTGCAATGGAGAGATCACAGCTTTGGTCAAGTTACACAATGCCTTGCTTTCCAAAAAACTCAAGCACCTGCAGAAGCAGCTCAAAGGCTTTAGATATTCATATTTTGACATCTTCGCTGTTGTTGATGAAATATCCGACAATCCATCAAAATACGGTACGTGCATCAACATTTATTACTTGTTAGCATTAGTAATCCAACTATAGAAATTGAATAACTTTGCAAATATTTGAGTAATTATATAGTGCTTAAATTTGTTCTGCTAATATCTGCATCTATTGTACTAGTACGCACGTTGCAATTAAAATTGACAATTGTACAAACTCTGAATCCAAACTAACTATACCAGTgctaaactttttcagcaaacCTGCATTGCATGGTGGAGTAATTAACAATGAGTTTCCATTTTTACACTTTGTTTTTAATTGAACAAAAGGTTTTAAAGAAGTGAAGAGTGGATGCTGCGGCAGTGGCCCTTTTCGAGGAGCTGACAGCTGCGGAGGGAAGAGAGGAATAAAAGAATACGAGCTATGTGACAATCCACAAGATTATTTGTCCTTTGACTCCGGTCATCCAACTCAAGCGGCCAACCAGCTATATGCGAAGCTCATCTGGGCCGGACCCGCCAATATTACTGGGCCTTATAATCTCAAGTCCCTCTTTCAGATTTCATTTGTAACCTGATCTACTCTTGATTGAAGTTCACTAGTAGgggtctgtttttttttttttttttgtcaacacagggGTATCTGGGGGTAGCGGTCTGGGACTGGATACCTGACACCGCCGTTAACCCCAACTAATCCCACTGCGCCTGAGAGAGCGGGCCCCACCGAATCATCAGGAATTTACCCCGGCTGCCCGAGCTCGGAATCGAACCCAGGCCCTTCTCACTCAATGGAGCTACAAGGACCGCCCGAGCAAACCGTGGGGGGCTAGTAGGGGTCTGTTTTTACTTCCAAAATAAGACAAGACAACTGTtcacatatttttctttttttgttgtcaaaaaacaCAACATAAATACGTTTGTTTCATCATATCGTTTCGCAAATAAATCAGAATAAACTGTTTGACAGAGGAGGATCTTTGTTTCTTGTTTCAATCTTTGTACAATATTCGTAATTATATTCTCGCATTTTTCTTCTTAGAGTTTTTCTAGGCAAATTATCAATCAGTAAATAAGCTTGTATAACGTGTTTCAAgactcaaaatattaaaaattcaagggaaaatcgttcaaaacgtccatcacattttataaaatgactttttttgtcccttacttttaaaagtgtacttttacgtcccttacaaatttacaTTGGTCAAATATGATCCCTATCTAGGTGTCCGActagtttttggccggaattcactacatgccttgcatttgatcatttattaggggcaaaattgtcaaatcaaaatttacataatccatctatagtcccttacatttcacaaaatgaattgtttcgtcccttacatttcataaaataaattttttcatccctcgcatttcacaaaataaattttttttatctctcatTGACCAAGTGtacgaatagtttttttttttaattcatgtatatatttatttgatttcatctaaacagTACAAATAATATGTAATGTATTTCTATTTGATTCACCAACAGAtcgatatatacatgggtttaaatataataattttgttttaaacatatatgtgtgtgtgtgtgtgtgtgtgtgatttcaccatgtgaatctattcaatatttgtaacattttctattttagtaataattcatttatgGAGTTGTTTAATAAGAGTATCTAATTAATAGGTGTTAATTCGAATTTTATAGTCATGTTAACAAATTGcagtttaaatctgaaatttttattcgctacttttaagaccaacagttgaatttcttaccttataattattttaaaatttgaaagtgtcaattacttacttttttttatcatacttttcctttgtttattttttctgtctaaatttaattcgatataaacacttgataatgtttagaattaaatgtcttctttgttttcaattttcaagtaaaaggaatgaacatgagtgaaaaactaacaaatttttttaaactcttGTTATTTTTTTCGTATTATTCAGGTGagatcaaatagatatatacattagtttaaaaaaaaagttattcgtacacatgaataatgagggatgaaaaaatttattttgtgaaatatgagggacgaaacaattcattttgtgaaatgtgagggacaaaacatttcattttgtaaaatgtgagagacTATGGATTGGATGATGTAAATTTTGATGTgacaattttgtccttaaaaaatgatcacgtgcaagaCACGTGGTGGATTCCGACAAAAAATTAGTCGGAAGCTTAGATAAGGaccaaatttgattaatgtgaatttgtaagggacgtaaaaatacatttttaaaagtgagggaccaaaaaagtcattttacaaaatatgagagacgttttgaacgattttcccaaaATTCAATGCTATTGAATACTACATCATGCTGTAGGTAGGTATGATAATACTGTACAAAGAAAGCATGTGAAATTCCCAATTTGCCTTTGTATAAGGTGGCATTCTCTATTGATGCAACAACAAAGCATATTTTCCCTAACAATAGCTCTCACCACACGGTTCCTGGTCTTTCAGAGCTCAAAGACAGTTGCAATAGAGTTAGTCATCTCACATCTGAGCTTGTGAACAATATGTTACTATAAGAGTAGTGCCTATCATACCACACACTGGTGCCAGTTAATAGCTGTTGGCTGATCATAAGAGTACACTTTACCCTAGCTATTCACTATAACATATTCGCTGTTGCCTTCCAGAAAACTCAAATGTAAAGGATGTAGGACGGACAGTTGGTCAGATCTAGAATGGATATGCTTTTTGGATAAAACTAGTAGAAGAggaacccaaaaaagaaaaaaaaacagagaactTTTCTGAGCTTTAGCCTTCGCTTCAAAGCAGAATTGGGATATTTATAAAATTTGGTTCACTACCCATCCAAATTTAAGCCCTTAATCACCAGATTTGTAAATGATAACtcgttcaaaatttttctattaaTAATGGTGACAAGATCCCTGGAACTCCAAAGGTGAAATTTTCACTTTGGAAAAAATccacttttcatcctcaaactTTGTGACGAAGACACAT
This portion of the Coffea arabica cultivar ET-39 chromosome 2e, Coffea Arabica ET-39 HiFi, whole genome shotgun sequence genome encodes:
- the LOC113732733 gene encoding LOW QUALITY PROTEIN: GDSL lipase (The sequence of the model RefSeq protein was modified relative to this genomic sequence to represent the inferred CDS: substituted 1 base at 1 genomic stop codon); the protein is MTKEYRIKLNLANSCIQLSLAAVLVVLASLTFPSDCFHHDGHHPEITAALFVFGDSLIDPGNNNYINTSTPFQANFPPYGESFFKYPSGRFCDGRVIPDFIAEYAKLPFIQPYLQIGYQYQLAYGSNFASAGAGALVETFPGFVINLKQQLWYFNEAEKXLRSNLGKTGAERILSNSVYFFSIGGNDYTTDSRTSGIYKSFTPEDYVAMVVGNITAAVEEIYKKGGRKFGVLNLPPLGCIPVYRAADVAAGGTGECNGEITALVKLHNALLSKKLKHLQKQLKGFRYSYFDIFAVVDEISDNPSKYGFKEVKSGCCGSGPFRGADSCGGKRGIKEYELCDNPQDYLSFDSGHPTQAANQLYAKLIWAGPANITGPYNLKSLFQISFVT